Genomic segment of Negativicoccus succinicivorans:
GCAATCAGCGTCAGACCCGACTGCTCGGCGTAACGCACCCAACGCAACTGATCGCGCGCGGTCAGCGCGACCCCCGTCGCGAGTGACGGCTGCGCGATATACAACAATCCGGGTTCATGCGCCGGTAAACCGATGCGCCAATCGATTTCGTCAAAACCGCTGATATATTCCACGCCGCGATAGTAACCCGAATCCCAGTCGCCGGTATGACCTTCCGCCACCTGGCGATCAAAAACGGTCAGCTCGTCCGGCTCGGTGACGGCGAAAATATGACCCGCCTCCCAAAGCGTCGCCAATTCCTCTTTACGAATGCCGAAGCGAATCGCGGCGGGCGTAACGGCTGCGCCGTGCCGTTGTAAATACGCGGCAAAGGCTTCCTGCAGCGCGGTAAGCGAGGGCGCCGGCGCGCCTTGGATCGTTTGCGAGAGCGCGCCCGTTACCGTTTTTGTTGTCGGCAGTCGCCAAACGGGCGGCCTGTCATAACCGCCTTGCGCGCGTAATCGCCATATCGTTTTCTTTAACTGCACCCGCTCACCCCGTCATCCCATCCCGCGCCGCAAAGGCACCCGTCAAAATAGTTTCGCACTGTAATGATACTTTATCTATTTTACCATATGCGCTGACCTGTCGTGCGAACGTCGCCCACATTTTCTTATTTTGTGATATTCTAACAATAATAAGGGAGTCAACGATGGAAATTATTCATATCTTAGTGTACAACATGTTGCCGCTGATTGGGATCGCCGCGCTTGGCTATTGGCTGGACAGCATGTTTCCGATTGATGTCAAATCATTAACCAAATTAACGTTTTATATTATCCTGCCTTCGTTTATTTTCCGCAGTATTTTCCTGATGCCGTTCGATACCGGCATGATGGTTCTGTTTGCGGCTGGCGCGTTGCTTTTTCTGCTCCACAGTCTGTTCGCCACCGGCATTGCTAAGCTGCGCGGCTATGACAGCGGCATGCGGGAGGCGTTTCGCGTCGGCACGATGTTCAGCAACTGCGGTAACGTAGGCGTCTCGATGATCACGTTGATCTATTCCAATCCGCCGTTTATCAAGGGTCCGGAAGCCCCGTATCATGATGCCGCGATGGCGGCCATCACCGTGCTTTTAATTTTGATGAACGTTTCCGTCAACACCATCGGCCTGTACTTGGCCGGCAAGGGTCGCATGACGGCGCGCGACGCGATGTTGATGGTACTGCATATGCCTACATTGTACGTCATTTTCGGCGTCGTGTTTTGCAAATGGCTGGCGCTTCCGGTAGACACTTGGTTCGTTTGGCCGATGCTTTCCATGGCGGCGAAATCATTGCCGTTCATCGCGATGGTGACGCTGGGCATTCAGCTGCACCGCACGACATTGACCTGGTTCAACCCCGATGTGTGGCTCGCGATTTTTACCCGCCTGATCCTCGGTCCGCTCTTTGCGCTCGCGATTATTTACGCGTACGGTCGTTTCGATCCGCTGACCTCGCAGGTGTTTTTGATTTTCTCCGCCGTGCCGAGCGCCGTCAACAGCGTCATGTTCGCCGTCGACTTCGACAACTATCCCGGCTATGCCACGCAAGTCGTCATGCTCGGGTTCGTCATGAGTTGTTTCACGCTGACGACAGTGATTTATCTGGCGCGCTTTCTCTTTCCCATACCGATGTGGTAAGACGCATCAAAAAAAGACCGTTTCACGTGAAACGGTCTTTTTTAGTTCAGCCTCCGAGGTACGCCGCGCGTACGGCTTCGCTCTGCATCAGTTCCTGACCCGGTCCTTCCAACGTAATCTTACCGGTTTCCAGAACGTATGCGTAATCGGCGATCGACATCGCCATATGCGCATTTTGCTCGACGAGCAAAATCGTGGTGCCCTGCTCATTGATATGCTGAATGATATCGAAAATTTCTTTGACGAATAACGGCGAAAGCCCCATGGACGGTTCGTCCAAAAGCAGCAGTCGCGGCCGGCTCATCAACGCACGCCCCATCGCGAGCATTTGTTGTTCACCGCCGGAAAGTGTACCCGCCAACTGTTTTTTACGTTCCGCCAGACGCGGAAAGCGTTTGAAAACCAATTCCATGTCGTGAGCGACGCCGTCTTTATCTTTGCGTGTGAACGCGCCGAGTTCGAGATTTTCCAGAACGGTAAGCGGCGCGAAAATGCGGCGCCCTTCCGGCACTTGGCTGATCCCGCTGCGGACAATCGACTGCACGTTTTTCTTCGTGATGCTTTCGCCTTCGAATGTGATGTCACCGACCTTAGGCCGCAGCAGGCCCGAAATCGTTCGAAGCGTCGTGGATTTGCCGGCGCCGTTGGCCCCGATGAGAGCGACGATCTGTCCTTCCTTCACGGATAGGCTCACGCCTTTCAAGGCATGGATGGCACCGTAGTACACGTGAATGTCATTGACTTCGAGCATCTTATGCCTCCGCTCCCAAATACGCCTTGATAACGTCCGGATTGTGGCGAATTTCATCCGGCACGCCATGCGCTAAAATTTTACCGTAGTCCAGTACATAAATCCGTTCGCAAAGCTGCATGACCAAACCCATATCGTGTTCGATCAAAAGAATGGCCAGGGAAAATTCATCACGCAGGCGCCGAATTAATTGCGTCAGCTCCGCCGTTTCCTGCGGATTCATCCCCGCCGCGGGCTCATCCAAAAGCAGCAAACGCGGTTTGGTCGCCAACGCGCGCGCGATTTCGAGACGGCGCTGTTCACCGTACGGCAAGTTGCGCGCCAGTTCGTCGCGTTTGGCGTCAAGATTGAAAAGTTGCAATAATTGTAACGCCCGCGCTTCGATCGCTTCTTCTTCACGACCGTAGCGGCCGACGCGCAATACGCTTTCCAAAAGTGTATAACGCGCGTGCAAGTTGCAGGCGATTTTGACATTTTCCAGTACGGAAAGATCGCCGAAAAGACGAATGTTTTGAAACGTTCGCGCGATCCCCGCCGCGGTAATCTGGTACGGTTTTTTACCGACCAGCGACTGTCCGTCAAAGCGAATCTCGCCCATGCTCGGACGATACACGCCGGTCAAGAGATTAAACGCCGTCGTTTTACCGGCGCCGTTCGGACCGATCAGGCCGATCAATTCGCCCGCATCAATATGTATCGTAAAATCCTGCACGGCTTTGATGCCGCCGAAAATTTTAGCGACACTAGTCGTTTCTAAGAGCGCCATGACGGTCACCTCCCTTGCCCCACTTCGGCAGGAACGAGGTCAGCTCCTGGTTGCCGAACAGGCCCCGCGGCCGGAACATCATCAAGAGAATGAGCATCAGCGCGTAAATGATCATGCGGAATTCCGGATAATCCGAAAGCGCCGCCGTGAGAAATGTCAGCATCACCGCGCCGACCACCGAGCCCGTCATACTGCCGAGACCGCCCAGCACGACCATGGTGAGATAGTCGTACGATTTCAGGAACGTAAAACTCGACGGGTGCGCGATGGAAAAGTAATGCGAGAAAAGTCCGCCCGCAAGTCCGGCAAACAGCGCGCCGATCGTAAACGCGAGCACCTTGTAGCGCGTCGTGTGGATTCCCATCGCTTCCGCGGCGATCGCATTTTCACGCACGGAGATGCAGCCGCGACCGTAGGTCGAGTTAATCATATTTTTCAGCACGTACAACGTGACCAACATCATCAGGAACACCCATGAAAAAGTGGTTTCTTTCGGAATTCCCGTCATGCCGGACGCGCCGCCGATCGCTTCGATATTTAAAATGCAAACGCGGATAATTTCTCCCATGCCGAGCGTCGCAATCGCCAGGTAGTCCCCGTCCAACCGCAACGTCGGAATACCGATCAGAAAACCGATCGCCGCTGCGGCGAGACCGCCCGCCAACAGACTCAAGGCAAACGGCCAGTCATAAAAGACGGTGCCGACGGCGGAGACATACGCGCCCACCGCCATAAAGCCCGCATGACCGAGCGAAAACTGGCCGGTGATGCCGTTAATCAGGTTCAGGCTCGCCGCCATAATAATGTTGATCGCAATCACGACCACCTGCAGCCGCCAGAAATTCGGCAAAACTTTTTCTTCGACGAGGAAGTAGAAAACGGCGTAAAGAGCGAGCGCCAACACCCACCAAAGGGCGTCGTATTTGCGTTTTTTGGCTATCATCATTACACCTTTTCCCCTTCCACTTTGCCCAGTAAGCCGGTCGGCTTAATCAGCAAAATTAAGATGAGGATACCGAACGCCGCCGCATCACGGAATGTCGAAGAAATAAAACCGCTCACAAGCGCTTCCACGACACCGAGGATCAAGCCGCCGAACATCGCGCCCGGCACGATGCCGATACCGCCCAAAACGGCGGCGACGAAAGCTTTCAGACCGGGCATGATGCCCATCAGCGGATCAATCGAGTTGTAGTAGACGCCGACGAGCACGCCCGCCGCGCCGGCGAGACCCGAACCCAACGCGAACGTAAACGAAATGACGCGATCGACATGGATGCCCATCAGCTGTGCCGCTTCCGTATCAAACGAAACGGCGCGCATGGCTTTGCCCATCGTCGTGTATTGCACAATGTAGGTCAATAACGCCATCAGCACCAGCGCGGACACCAAGATGACGATTTGCTGCAGACTGACCACGATCGGTCCGAGATTGTATGTCGTATTCTCAAACACCGGCGGAAACGTCCGCGGTTGCGGTGTCAGGAAAAACATCGTCGTATATTCGATCAGCAAACTGACGCCGATCGCCGTAATCAACAGCGCGATTTTCGGGCTGTTCCGCATCGGCCGATAAGCGATTTTCTCCACGACTACGCCAACAATAGCCATGACCACCATCGCGGTGATCAACGCGGGAAAAAATGACATTTGCCCCGCTGTCGTCGCAAAAAAGCCGACGTAGGCCCCCAGCATGTAGATATCGCCGTGGGCAAAGTTGATGAGGCGCATGACACCGTACACCATCGTATAGCCTAACGCTATCAGCGCATAAATACTGCCCAGCGAAACGCCGTTAATCATCTGCTGAATCGCCTGTACCCACCAAGCGGACTCCATTCCTTCCCCTCCTTACTGCTACTACGAGGCAGCGCGCAGCGATGAACGCTGCGCGTTACGTTTTCTTGCTTACGGTTCTACCTTCGACAGGAACTTCAGAGCGCCGTCTTTGTAGGTCATAATATACGCGCCTTTGATCGTGTCATGGCGTTCGTCAATGTGCATCTTACCGGAAACCCCTTCAAAGTTTTCCGTTTTGGCCATCGCATCTTTAATTTTTTCCGGTTCTACCGAATTTGCGCGAGTAATCGCATCCGCGATCATGTACATCGCATCGTAAGCGAGCGCCGCGTACGCATCCGGTTTCACACCGTAGGCTTTTTCATAGGCCGCCACAAAATCCATCGCTTTTTTATTGTTTTCATCAACGGCATAGTGGTTACTGAAATACGTATTGTTCAAGTTTTGCGCGCCGGCGATTTCCGCCAACTTCGCGCTGTCCCAACCGTCCGAGCCCAAAATCGGTTTCGTGTAACCCATTTCGCGCGCCTGTTTGATGATCAGGCCGACTTCCTGGTAGTACGCCGGTACAAAAATCGCATCCGGATCGCTGGCAATAATTTTCGTCAGCGTCGCTTTAAAATCGGTATCTTTCTGCAGGAAACCTTCGGTACCGGTAACCGTGCCGCCGGCGGCCGTGAATGCTTCCTCGAAGAATTTAGCCAACCCCTTGGAGTAATCGCTTGAGTTATCGACAAGAATCGCTACCTTTTGCGCATTCAACTGTTTCAACGCAAAGCTCGTCATGACTTTGCCCTGGAACGAGTCGACAAAGGTGGAACGGAACATGAAATCGCGTACTTTATTCGCTTTATCATCCCAGGTCACGCGCGGATTCGAACCCGTCGGGCTGATCCCGAGAACTTTGGCGGAGGAATTGATCGCGGACGCCGCAATCGCGTTCGAGCTGGTATCCGGAGCAATCGTGGCAATCGCACCGTCATCAATCAATTTTTGCATTTGCGTCGTGGCTTCGGCCGCTTCCGAGCGGTTGTCACCGACTTGCAGGCTGACCTGCTTACCCATGAGGCCACCCTTTTTGTTGATTTCATCCACCGCCAGTTTAATCGCGTTCGCGGAGCTTTGACCGAAGGAAGCCTGGTTACCGGTCATTTCCAAGTTCGCGCCGATTTTGATCGTATCGGCCGCTGCTTTTTTGTCACCGCCGCCGCACCCGGCAATCAATCCGATTGTGGCCATTGCCATGACCGCCGTCGCTACTTTCTTTTGCCATTGTTTCATGTTCTTACCCCCTTGTTTGCTTACTTTTATCTATTGACTCAACTGAATTCGCTTCAGGAAACGTCGTTCGCCGTCCACCAACTGAATGACCACACCGCTCGAAACGGTATTGTGATCGGCATCGATGGAAATTTTACCGCTGATCGCTTTGAAATCCTGCATCTGCGTCAGTTCCTGTTGAATCTTATGCGGATCGGTCGACTGCGCCTGCCGGATGGCTTCAAGCAAGAGTCGTGTCGCATCGTACCCGAGCACCGCGTAGGAATCCGGTGTTGCAACAGTTCATAACGTGTGATGAACTGTTGCAACACCGGATCCGTATCATTTGGCGAGTAATGGTTGGTGTAGTAGGTATTGTTCAGATTTTTAGCGCCCGCAATTTCCACGAGTTTATCCGAATCCCAACCGTCACCGCCGACGATCGGCACATTCCAGCCGATCTCACGCGCCTGCCGAACAATCATGCCCACTTCCTGGTAGTAGCCCGGCACAAACAAAACGTCCGGGTGTTGCGCTTTCAACTTTGTCAACGTGACTTTGAAATCCACGTCTTTTTGCAGGTACGCTTCTTTGGCGATGACCGTACCGCCCGCAGCCGTAAAGCTCTTGGTAAAGAAATCCGCCAAGCCGATCGCATATTCACTCGCGTTATCGACCAGAATTGCCGCTTTGCGTGCTCCCAAGTCGCCGTAAGCGAACTCGGCGGCGATGTGCCCCTGGTAAGAATCAATGAAAGTCGCGCGGAACACATACTCTCGCACCTTGCCCGTCGCCGGATCGATCGTAACCGCCGGATGCGTCGCCTTCGGACTGATCAACGGAATTTTATTCTCCGCCACCATCGGCGCCACCGCAATCACGTTCGAGCTTGTATCCGGACCGATGATGCCGACCACGCCCGCATCCAACAGCTTAAACATCGCATCACTCGAGCCGGCGACATCACTGCGGTTATCAAGCGCGATCAGCTGAATTTGCTTGCCGAGAATTCCGTCCGCACTGTTCACTTCATCGATCGCCATTTGCATGGCATTGACCGTCGATGTGCCGAAGCTGGCGTTCGAACCGGTCATTTCCAAATTACTGCCGATCGTCACTAAATGATCATTCTTCGGACTTCGATTCGGCTGACAGCCGGTCATACCGACCAACGCAATCGTACCGACGAGCGCGCTGATAATCAGCGCCCGCCACTTTGTTTGCATGGGCATCCTCCTACCTTTCCCAATCATGATTAAAAGGTATACTTCTTATGCGATTTATTATATTATCCGTAAATACCTCGGTCAACACCTAATTTACAAGCATTTTGCAGGGTTTTGGTATTTTGTATACAGAAAAACAACGGCGTATTTTAGAATTTTTTGCAAAACTCCCGCCGTTAGGGAGATCATTGCTGTTTCCTGAAAAATGATGCAAAAATAAAATACAAAAACAGCTTGCTTTCATCGCAATATCGTGTACACGATTTTAAAATTAGCATAGCCTATTCAATTTTTCGTATACTCTTTTTTCTGGCATCTCGAAAAAACGCTCTCCTTTTTGCCGTCACTTTTTTCAGCAGCATACGGTTTCACATCGCTGCCGTAAAATGCGCAAAATTTGCATTTATTTTCCCTTTTTGTCTGTTTTGTATCTTCTGCTATTCAAATTTTATTTTCTTTCCTTATTTTGCCTTTCATTTTTGCAGCCATGTGTCGGTTTCACGAAAATTTTCGTCGGCTGTTTGGCGCGCGTCATAAAAACTTTTTAATTCATTTCCTTGAAGTATACAAATTTTTAAAATAAAAATTTTATGTCGGCACCTTTTAAAAAAATTTCGTCGACCGGAAATAAAAACAGAAAATTTTTCCGCAATATTTTTGACCAATAAAAAAGACCGCAAAGCGGTCTTTACTTTTTTGTCGGTAAAAACAACATCGGATCAACCGGCACGCCATCAACACGTACCTCGTAATGAACGTGACTGCCGGTGCTGCGCCCGGTGCTGCCCATGAATGAAATTACGGTACCCGTCTGCACCTTGTCGCCGACTTCGGCGATAATCAGCGAGTTATGTCCGTAACGCGTGACGATGCCGCCCGGGTGCGTGATTTCCACCATATAACCGTAGCCGCCGGCCCAACCCGCCGCGGTGACAGTCCCGTTCGCGGTGGCCTGTATCGGAGAGCCGTAATCGCCGGCGATATCTACCCCTTCATGAAAACCTATGCCGTCGCCGAACGGATCGTTTCGCCAACCGAAACTGCTGGAAACATATCCCTGCGCCGGCCAAATCGAGGGCGTATCACTGGTCGCGCCGTCATTCGGTATAGGGTGATATACGGGCGTAAGGTCAATTCCTTCCGCCAACGATTGCCGTAACATCACAAGCGAGTTGAAGCGCTGCTCGGCATGCGTGGAAAGCGCGGTAATGCGTTCCAACAGCGCCCCCGGCGTTACCGCCTGCGTCGCTGCCGGCTCACGTGCCACAGTACCGCCGTCACCTTGCGGCGCGGTTCCCGCCTGCGAGCCTTGGATCATTTGACGTACTTCCGCATCCAACGCATCTAAACGCTGCATTTTAGTTTGCAGCTCGGTCAGTTTTTGGTTGGCGATTTCTACCTGCCGCTGATGCAGCTCATTTTCCTCGCGCAACCGATCCACTTCCCAATGCTGGTAGTATCCCCAACCGATCATCGTTAACGCGGCAAGCAACACGATGATTTCCGCCACCACCAAAGTATAAAACCATTTTTTGCGCATGGTCCACGTGACGGTGTCGGACGTTTGGAATGATTTCATACCGTTCCTTTCTCCGGTCCGCCGCCCCGTTCAAGCGCACGTGCCAAGCTGTCTTCTTCTTCTCTGCTGGGACGGGATAAATAGCGGCCGGCGCGAACTTCCTTCGCGTAGACGCGCGTTTCTTCCGAGCCGCTGATCGCGGACACCGTGACCCCGTTACCCCGTCCGTCAAGCATGGTCAGGGAAAAGCTGTCCTGCTGACCGTTGGCGGCAAAGGCATTGTACTGAACAAAACCGATTTGCTGTAATGCGGCATGTTGTACACGCGAAAGATTTTCCTGCGCCGCGCCCATCGCGCTGATGGATGCGCCCAGTTCGCGCAATTCACGAACTTCCGTCGCAAGTTTACGTTCCAGAGTGTTACCGTCTTCGCCGCGCATGAAAAGATTATATTTTTGTCGTAATTGACGCATTTGCGTATATAAAACGAGTACATAAACTAATATTATAACGAGCAGGGCAATTAATACGCCGAGCATAATCGTACCCGTCGTCTCCGTCAACCAAGCCATACTTCCTCCTGTTTCACGTGAAACATTATTTCAATAAGGTTAAAAGCCGCTCCAGCTCATCCCAGTTCGCATACGGAATGCGAATTTCACCATGCGTCTTGCTGCCGCTGCCCTGCGCGGTAATATCTACTTTCGTCCCGAGCAATAAGGTCAGCTCTTCACTTTCCGCATCGAGATAAGCCTCGACGTTCGCATCTGCTTTTTTGGTTTTTTTCTGTTTCTGGGATTTCGCGGCCGGCGTTTTGGCTTTCGCAAGTAACGCTTCTACCTGGCGCGCGCTTAAACCTTCCGCGGCAATTTTTTGCGCCCAGCGCACCTGCGCATCCGGATCCTCTACCACCAATAAAGGCCGCACTTGTCCGACAGTGAGTTCGCGACGCGCCAACAGCTCGCGTACAAAATCCGGCAATTGGAGAAGCCGCATCATATTGGTAATATACGGACGGCTGCGGCCGACTTTAGTCGCAATCTGCGCCTGCGTCAGAGAAAATTCATCGCGCAGACGATAGTATGCCGCCGCTTCTTCAATCGGATTTAAATCTTCACGTTGCAAATTTTCGATTAACGCGACCGCGGCCAGCGCTGTATCGTCGTAATCACGAATGATTGCCGGCACGGTGCGAAGTTTGGCAATTTTAGCGGCGCGCAAACGCCGTTCTCCCGCGACCAGTTGGTAGCCGTCCTCGGCCTTCATCACAATGAGCGGCTGAATAATGCCGTACTCTTTAATCGACGCGGCCAAGTCGTTCAGTTCATTTTCGGCAAATTTCTGACGGGGTTGCTGCGGATTCGGCACAATCTCCGTGAGCGAAATTTCCTGCACCGCGTTTTGCGCCACCGACTCGCTACCAGGAAGCAACGAATCCAGGCCACGGCCCAGCTTCATGCCTTTTTTAGCCACGCCGCAACACCTCCTGCGCCAATTCGCGATACACTTCCGCACCTTTGGATTTGCCGTCATAAAGAATGATCGGCTCGCCGTAGCTCGG
This window contains:
- a CDS encoding aminotransferase class I/II-fold pyridoxal phosphate-dependent enzyme, whose amino-acid sequence is MQLKKTIWRLRAQGGYDRPPVWRLPTTKTVTGALSQTIQGAPAPSLTALQEAFAAYLQRHGAAVTPAAIRFGIRKEELATLWEAGHIFAVTEPDELTVFDRQVAEGHTGDWDSGYYRGVEYISGFDEIDWRIGLPAHEPGLLYIAQPSLATGVALTARDQLRWVRYAEQSGLTLIADASFAPYLREAQSFYAIDGAAACVLTVYDFAALGLPGLTAVVVPDEFVADRSDQHAYPAADVVRKYLGAPDVSPLLLAGLHAWLSDAGQTEWSAILEAYAARQKTVRDELTASGIPYWGEPTLPYLWLAAQDLPKHEAFAATELVAGEVYGGAGETFAQLRLTQA
- a CDS encoding M23 family metallopeptidase gives rise to the protein MKSFQTSDTVTWTMRKKWFYTLVVAEIIVLLAALTMIGWGYYQHWEVDRLREENELHQRQVEIANQKLTELQTKMQRLDALDAEVRQMIQGSQAGTAPQGDGGTVAREPAATQAVTPGALLERITALSTHAEQRFNSLVMLRQSLAEGIDLTPVYHPIPNDGATSDTPSIWPAQGYVSSSFGWRNDPFGDGIGFHEGVDIAGDYGSPIQATANGTVTAAGWAGGYGYMVEITHPGGIVTRYGHNSLIIAEVGDKVQTGTVISFMGSTGRSTGSHVHYEVRVDGVPVDPMLFLPTKK
- a CDS encoding ParB/RepB/Spo0J family partition protein; its protein translation is MAKKGMKLGRGLDSLLPGSESVAQNAVQEISLTEIVPNPQQPRQKFAENELNDLAASIKEYGIIQPLIVMKAEDGYQLVAGERRLRAAKIAKLRTVPAIIRDYDDTALAAVALIENLQREDLNPIEEAAAYYRLRDEFSLTQAQIATKVGRSRPYITNMMRLLQLPDFVRELLARRELTVGQVRPLLVVEDPDAQVRWAQKIAAEGLSARQVEALLAKAKTPAAKSQKQKKTKKADANVEAYLDAESEELTLLLGTKVDITAQGSGSKTHGEIRIPYANWDELERLLTLLK
- a CDS encoding ABC transporter substrate-binding protein: MQTKWRALIISALVGTIALVGMTGCQPNRSPKNDHLVTIGSNLEMTGSNASFGTSTVNAMQMAIDEVNSADGILGKQIQLIALDNRSDVAGSSDAMFKLLDAGVVGIIGPDTSSNVIAVAPMVAENKIPLISPKATHPAVTIDPATGKVREYVFRATFIDSYQGHIAAEFAYGDLGARKAAILVDNASEYAIGLADFFTKSFTAAGGTVIAKEAYLQKDVDFKVTLTKLKAQHPDVLFVPGYYQEVGMIVRQAREIGWNVPIVGGDGWDSDKLVEIAGAKNLNNTYYTNHYSPNDTDPVLQQFITRYELLQHRIPTRCSGTMRHDSCLKPSGRRSRPIRIRFNRN
- a CDS encoding ABC transporter substrate-binding protein; translation: MKQWQKKVATAVMAMATIGLIAGCGGGDKKAAADTIKIGANLEMTGNQASFGQSSANAIKLAVDEINKKGGLMGKQVSLQVGDNRSEAAEATTQMQKLIDDGAIATIAPDTSSNAIAASAINSSAKVLGISPTGSNPRVTWDDKANKVRDFMFRSTFVDSFQGKVMTSFALKQLNAQKVAILVDNSSDYSKGLAKFFEEAFTAAGGTVTGTEGFLQKDTDFKATLTKIIASDPDAIFVPAYYQEVGLIIKQAREMGYTKPILGSDGWDSAKLAEIAGAQNLNNTYFSNHYAVDENNKKAMDFVAAYEKAYGVKPDAYAALAYDAMYMIADAITRANSVEPEKIKDAMAKTENFEGVSGKMHIDERHDTIKGAYIMTYKDGALKFLSKVEP
- a CDS encoding DUF4446 family protein → MAWLTETTGTIMLGVLIALLVIILVYVLVLYTQMRQLRQKYNLFMRGEDGNTLERKLATEVRELRELGASISAMGAAQENLSRVQHAALQQIGFVQYNAFAANGQQDSFSLTMLDGRGNGVTVSAISGSEETRVYAKEVRAGRYLSRPSREEEDSLARALERGGGPEKGTV
- a CDS encoding AEC family transporter, which codes for MEIIHILVYNMLPLIGIAALGYWLDSMFPIDVKSLTKLTFYIILPSFIFRSIFLMPFDTGMMVLFAAGALLFLLHSLFATGIAKLRGYDSGMREAFRVGTMFSNCGNVGVSMITLIYSNPPFIKGPEAPYHDAAMAAITVLLILMNVSVNTIGLYLAGKGRMTARDAMLMVLHMPTLYVIFGVVFCKWLALPVDTWFVWPMLSMAAKSLPFIAMVTLGIQLHRTTLTWFNPDVWLAIFTRLILGPLFALAIIYAYGRFDPLTSQVFLIFSAVPSAVNSVMFAVDFDNYPGYATQVVMLGFVMSCFTLTTVIYLARFLFPIPMW
- a CDS encoding branched-chain amino acid ABC transporter permease; translation: MMIAKKRKYDALWWVLALALYAVFYFLVEEKVLPNFWRLQVVVIAINIIMAASLNLINGITGQFSLGHAGFMAVGAYVSAVGTVFYDWPFALSLLAGGLAAAAIGFLIGIPTLRLDGDYLAIATLGMGEIIRVCILNIEAIGGASGMTGIPKETTFSWVFLMMLVTLYVLKNMINSTYGRGCISVRENAIAAEAMGIHTTRYKVLAFTIGALFAGLAGGLFSHYFSIAHPSSFTFLKSYDYLTMVVLGGLGSMTGSVVGAVMLTFLTAALSDYPEFRMIIYALMLILLMMFRPRGLFGNQELTSFLPKWGKGGDRHGALRND
- a CDS encoding branched-chain amino acid ABC transporter permease, giving the protein MESAWWVQAIQQMINGVSLGSIYALIALGYTMVYGVMRLINFAHGDIYMLGAYVGFFATTAGQMSFFPALITAMVVMAIVGVVVEKIAYRPMRNSPKIALLITAIGVSLLIEYTTMFFLTPQPRTFPPVFENTTYNLGPIVVSLQQIVILVSALVLMALLTYIVQYTTMGKAMRAVSFDTEAAQLMGIHVDRVISFTFALGSGLAGAAGVLVGVYYNSIDPLMGIMPGLKAFVAAVLGGIGIVPGAMFGGLILGVVEALVSGFISSTFRDAAAFGILILILLIKPTGLLGKVEGEKV
- a CDS encoding ABC transporter ATP-binding protein, which codes for MALLETTSVAKIFGGIKAVQDFTIHIDAGELIGLIGPNGAGKTTAFNLLTGVYRPSMGEIRFDGQSLVGKKPYQITAAGIARTFQNIRLFGDLSVLENVKIACNLHARYTLLESVLRVGRYGREEEAIEARALQLLQLFNLDAKRDELARNLPYGEQRRLEIARALATKPRLLLLDEPAAGMNPQETAELTQLIRRLRDEFSLAILLIEHDMGLVMQLCERIYVLDYGKILAHGVPDEIRHNPDVIKAYLGAEA
- a CDS encoding ABC transporter ATP-binding protein, with the protein product MLEVNDIHVYYGAIHALKGVSLSVKEGQIVALIGANGAGKSTTLRTISGLLRPKVGDITFEGESITKKNVQSIVRSGISQVPEGRRIFAPLTVLENLELGAFTRKDKDGVAHDMELVFKRFPRLAERKKQLAGTLSGGEQQMLAMGRALMSRPRLLLLDEPSMGLSPLFVKEIFDIIQHINEQGTTILLVEQNAHMAMSIADYAYVLETGKITLEGPGQELMQSEAVRAAYLGG